One segment of Salvelinus fontinalis isolate EN_2023a chromosome 12, ASM2944872v1, whole genome shotgun sequence DNA contains the following:
- the LOC129867190 gene encoding phosphatidylcholine-sterol acyltransferase-like has protein sequence MGYAYCCTVLVIGYLALHQSTGFWLFDVVFPPSVKLQSKVANNSTPPVLIVPGNLGNQLEAKIDKPSLVHWMCYKKTDDFFTLWIDLNMFMPIGIDCWIDNIRIVYNRTTGKTSNSAGVTVRVPGFGQTYSVEFLDTNKLAGYFHTMVNHLVNIGYVRNETIRAAPYDWRIAPNEQDEYFARLKKLVEDMYEEYQQPIYLLGHSMGSNYVLYFLYQQTQAWKDQYIKGFISLGAPWGGAVKPLRVLASGENDGIPMVSNIKIREEQRMTTTNPWMLPFEEAWPADHAFISTPSFNYTHQDYQRFFKDIDFEDGWFMWEDTRNLTAGLPPPGVEIYCFYGVGLPTPVTYIYDDQFPNVDPIDYVYADGDDTVDSLSMGQCKRWIGKQAQPVHVKEFTAMPHLEIVFNSKVVNVVQSILEGRYEEEDYEFHETDELPVDPTVMKYRPLLDQPPKSTL, from the exons ATGGGATACGCATACTGCTGTACCGTGCTCGTTATAGGATACCTTGCGCTACATCAATCTACTGGATTTTGGCTCTTCGATGTGGTCTTCCCACCAAGTGTCAAACTTCAAAGCAAAGTGGCAAACAATAGCACTCCGCCGGTTCTTATAG TGCCAGGGAACCTAGGCAACCAACTTGAGGCCAAGATTGACAAGCCAAGCCTTGTGCATTGGATGTGCTACAAAAAGACTGATGACTTTTTCACACTCTGGATTGACCTAAATATGTTCATGCCAATTGGGATTGACTGTTGGATTGATAATATAAG AATTGTATACAACAGGACAACTGGCAAGACCTCCAATTCTGCAGGGGTGACAGTGAGAGTACCTGGTTTTGGACAAACATATAGTGTTGAGTTCTTGGACACCAACAAGCTGGCAG GTTATTTTCATACTATGGTTAATCATTTGGTCAACATTGGATATGTCCGCAATGAGACCATCCGAGCAGCACCATACGACTGGAGGATAGCTCCAA ATGAGCAGGATGAATACTTTGCACGGCTGAAGAAGCTGGTTGAGGATATGTATGAGGAGTATCAACAACCTATTTACCTCCTGGGACACAGCATGGGAAGCAATTATGTCCTCTACTTCTTATATCAGCAGACCCAGGCTTGGAAAGACCAGTACATCAAAGGCTTCATTTCACTCGGTGCACCCTGGGGTGGGGCAGTCAAGCCCCTCCGAGTGCTAGCATCAG GTGAAAATGATGGCATCCCAATGGTGTCTAACATCAAGATCCGGGAGGAGCAACGAATGACCACCACAAACCCCTGGATGCTTCCATTCGAAGAGGCATGGCCTGCAGACCACGCCTTCATCTCCACACCCTCATTCAACTATACCCACCAGGACTACCAACGCTTCTTCAAAGATATCGACTTTGAGGATGGCTGGTTCATGTGGGAAGACACCAGAAACCTGACTGCAGGTCTGCCCCCTCCTGGTGTTGAGATATACTGCTTCTATGGTGTGGGGCTGCCTACACCAGTTACCTATATTTATGATGACCAGTTCCCAAATGTAGACCCTATAGACTATGTGTATGCTGATGGGGATGATACAGTGGATAGTCTTAGCATGGGTCAATGTAAGCGCTGGATAGGGAAGCAAGCGCAACCTGTCCATGTCAAGGAATTCACGGCCATGCCCCACTTGGAAATAGTATTCAATAGCAAGGTGGTCAACGTGGTCCAGAGTATCCTGGAAGGAAGATATGAGGAAGAGGATTATGAATTCCATGAGACTGATGAACTTCCTGTTGATCCCACTGTCATGAAATACCGGCCCCTGTTGGATCAGCCTCCCAAATCGACACTGTAA
- the LOC129867191 gene encoding phospholipase A2 group XV-like has translation MGEMVSCGLTIPTLFQLCLLFLAPYINGRILENCLTGKSCRSERPPVVLIPGDLGNQLEAKLDKPSVVHYICYKKTDVYFTLWLNLELLVPVAIDCWIDNIRLIYNRTTRQTEAPLGVDVRVPGFGQTFSLEYLDPSKRDVGMYFVTIVQSLVEWGYTRDDDVRGAPYDWRKAPNENKAYFLSLQQMIEEMAEKAGGPVVLIAHSMGNMYTLYFLNHQPQAWKDRYIKAFVSLGAPWAGVAKTMRVVASGDNNRIPVISSLKIRSQQRSAVSTTWLFPYAHSWPADQVLIQTPTTNYTVKDYQRFFKDIDFEDGWEMRQDTAPLVSALEPPGVAIHCLYGSGVPTAEGFLYTNFPDTDPTLILGDGDGTVNLLSATQCKRWIGHQNQPVHMLELEGNEHVAMLLNFTTVAYIKTVLSGP, from the exons ATGGGAGAAATGGTATCCTGTGGTTTGACTATCCCAACGCTCTTTCAgctgtgtttgttgtttttggcaCCATACATCAACGGCAGAATATTGGAAAATTGTCTCACGGGCAAGTCATGTCGATCAGAAAGACCTCCCGTAGTCCTAA TTCCTGGAGACCTCGGGAATCAGTTGGAGGCCAAGCTGGACAAGCCCAGCGTGGTTCACTACATCTGCTACAAGAAGACTGATGTCTATTTCACATTATGGCTCAACCTGGAACTGCtagtgccagtggccatcgactGCTGGATCGATAACATAAG ACTGATTTACAACCGCACAACAAGGCAGACCGAAGCTCCTCTGGGGGTAGATGTCAGGGTGCCTGGCTTTGGACAGACCTTTTCTCTGGAATACCTTGACCCCAGCAAGCGCGACGTTG GTATGTATTTCGTCACCATAGTGCAGTCGCTGGTAGAATGGGGATATACAAGAGATGACGATGTTCGAGGGGCTCCGTATGACTGGCGTAAGGCTCCAA ATGAGAACAAGGCCTACTTTTTGAGTCTGCAACAGATGATTGAAGAGATGGCAGAGAAGGCTGGAGGTCCGGTTGTACTGATTGCCCACAGCATGGGGAACATGTACACCTTGTATTTCCTAAACCATCAGCCCCAGGCCTGGAAGGATCGCTACATCAAGGCCTTTGTGTCCCTGGGTGCTCCTTGGGCTGGAGTGGCCAAAACCATGAGAGTTGTGGCTTCTG GTGATAATAACCGTATTCCAGTCATCAGTTCACTAAAAATCCGCTCGCAGCAGCGCTCTGCAGTCTCAACCACATGGCTGTTCCCATACGCACATTCCTGGCCCGCTGACCAGGTCCTGATCCAAACACCCACCACCAACTACACCGTCAAGGACTACCAGCGCTTCTTCAAGGATATTGATTTTGAAGATGGCTGGGAGATGCGTCAAGACACTGCGCCACTGGTCAGTGCACTGGAGCCCCCTGGGGTGGCCATACACTGTCTGTACGGCAGTGGAGTGCCTACAGCGGAGGGTTTCCTCTACACCAACTTTCCTGATACAGACCCCACACTGATTCTTGGAGATGGGGATGGGACAGTCAACCTGCTGAGTGCCACCCAGTGCAAGCGTTGGATAGGCCACCAGAATCAGCCTGTCCATATGCTTGAGCTGGAAGGGAATGAGCATGTGGCAATGTTGCTTAACTTTACCACGGTCGCCTACATCAAGACTGTCCTTTCTGGCCCTTGA